The Selenomonadales bacterium genome segment ATGATTCATTCAACTTGTAGTAATGGGTCTGGGATTCTCCCAGGATAAAAAATCAAATGTGATTTTGGCAAGTGTATAAACACTTGCATTGCTTGCCATTATTCTTTAACTAATTTCCCTTCATTATCGAATTTGTTATTCCTTCAACTGTTGCAGAAATAAGGGCATTTGCAACCGACTTAATTGTGTCTATAACCAATGGTAAACCTTTTTTGGTAATTGTTTCTTTGACTTTCTTCCACTGAGAATCGTCCCTTATTTTTTCCAGGAAGTCATTCCCATCCCAAGTTAGAGAACCGACACCAAACACATAAATTTCGTTGT includes the following:
- a CDS encoding DUF2513 domain-containing protein; translated protein: MKRDMDLVRLILLEIEDKYSSTAIYDLAVDGYDTETVAYHCKILYEAGLISDYKAQYADNEIYVFGVGSLTWDGNDFLEKIRDDSQWKKVKETITKKGLPLVIDTIKSVANALISATVEGITNSIMKGN